aaataaactgttaatattGTTCTTGCAATACAATGAATAAATCACCTTTTAGTTCATATTTGTTGTCCGCTCCAATGCATCCAGTCGCTGTATTCTCTCCTCCTACTTCGATGCCGATGGTGTTGCCCAGAGATGCGTCTTTTCCGAGACCTCCTGTAAGAGTAGTCATGAGACAAAGAGATTTAATGAAACTGTCAAGACAACCTGACAGAATAGTATAGTCACACTAGGATTTACCTTTAACGTCAAATTCATTTCCAGCACCAACCTGCCCGGCGTTGTCGCCAATGGAAACATCTTCGGTGTTTGCAACGCTTGCCATTGTTCCTGCTGAAATGTAGACAGTCAGAAAATGACTTAGAGGAAAGTAAAACAGTGATTGTCTTAAAAATGGGTTCAGTCAAAATGTTGTACACTTATTTAGAGCGTATTGGGTATCTCACTTGAATTATTTAACTTTAGCACAGAGTCTGACATAGCCTCaatataaaatgcaaaatatgatatatgacagacacacacaccgtctTTATCTTACCACTGGTTTCAGTTGTTGGTCCTGTGCTGTGAGGTGAGCTTGTTGCATTGAGGAGAGAAGACTCTGCTTTTATAAGTGTGCTGCACATGCACGGTCATGTCTTTGGGGGTTTAGTAGGCGAACATCCTTAATCTGGTTAAcaggtgttttttgtttgttcagcAAAACTCTTTTGTTCCCACCTAGTCTAAATGGAGAACTGTGACATTTTGTCTCGCAGTGCTGAGGTTCAatttcaaaaacttttttttaattcatactCAGAAATGTTCTCACGTGGCTGTGAAGGAGGCCCATGGATTTGAAGAAGTTATATGTAATAAGCAAGCAATTCAAAGGTTATATCAATTGTAAGTCTAGCTTTAACCATGCATGTACATGGTTTACTGGACACGTTGTAAATCACGTTATCTTGAGGCTGGTGATATACTTCTCTAACACTTTCTCATGATTGCACTCAAATAGAGGAAGATTAACaaagaatgaaaatgaaagagcAGAAGAAAAACGTGATGTGGTGAGGAAAAGATTTCAAAGCAGAAGAAGTCAAGTGAATTACAGCCGCTTGCAGCAATGTGCACCCAAAGAGAGAGTCTTAATGAAGTATTGGGCCCTGGAGCATCGGCATTTTTTATGTTTCCCCACTTACACCCAagtgttctgtgttttttttttacccttctTTTTAGCCACAGTAGTGGCTGTAGCGATAGCAATGACAGTCTGTTGGTCGCTTAGTCAGTCATTCAGTAtgccactttggtccagactgaattATCTaaattattggatggattaaaAGAAGATTTTGTGCAGACATTAACTGTCCATAGAGGATttatcctaatgactttggtgatcccctgacttttcatctagtgcaatcatcaggtcaaattGTTAATTTGCCcaatactttagtttatgaTCAAATACTATGCATTTATCCGTCCAGATATATCCATTTCACTCCTGAACACCTTTATTTACGCCTCATATAAACAACGTTAAAAAAAGTGCAGCCAATTAATTCATTGACTTCATCACTTACAGTAAAACTGTCTCAGTCACCAGCAGTGAGTTCAGATTTGGTCAGTGTAATGTAATGCAATCAATGAAACTGATTTCCTCtgcatacatgcatgcacacattcatAAATAATTGTTTCCTATTCAACTCACATTGAATAATTAAATGTGGCGCAAATACGGTGGCATTTAAAGCAATACCAGAGATGTTCTTAATAAATACAACTACTAGGTATACAGTACCTACGtgtttacagatgtttttaCTGCAAAACTATTTCACACCATGCTACCTACTAATTATTTAATACTATATTGTTGGTTGTCAGAGGTTAAACTGTCCAAAATAGTTCAATAAAGACAATAAAACAGTCATCTTCAACACAGTTTATTgtgaaacaaaacaggaaaatgTATAAAGAATGCTGCAGAAACAAGTCTTTTTCTACATCTTGATTTtcatttggagtttttttttttgtttgttggtgTGCCATGGTCTTTTGGACTGGGATTTCCTGAGAGATGGAGAAACACAGTTAAATTGCTTTTACAAGCACACTTACAAACACAAAACGTGTACTTTAATACATCCAAACTGTGTCCTTGTGACAACTAAAACTCCTCCTTACATTAGTTGATGTTAACATTGTTCCCGGCACCAATGTCTCCTGCGTTGAACCCAATCCCTGTGTTTGCTGCGTTGCCAATATTAATTTCAACTCCTCTTCCGCCTGTCGATttacagagaaaaataaaaggaataaaatcACGAAGACTGTTAATCTCAGATCTGTAGTGTACAGCTTCTAGTCTCATACATCAGTCAGAAATCATGAAAGTGCCCGCTACAAGCATCTGCAGGACTCACCGCTCACATTGCAGTTGTTCCCTACACCAATGCCTCCTGCATTCCCTCCAACTGTCATGTTACTGATGTTGCCCATACCTATTTTGATTCCGTCTCCTCCTGTTGAAATACAAATGGAATATATTGGCCAGCCCAGGCCAATATTAAGTATCTGCAGAAATAtctatttgtgtttatgttggaCAGAGAAAGCAAGACATTGCAGTACAGAAAAGCCAAAGATACATTTTAGGTAATGAGTGATGCCAATACTTTCATTTTCCAACTAAGCTGGCTCAGTACATCTGTGCGTTCCactacccatactaccatattatttagtatgccagaaaaagatttagtatgtcaaatgcagtatggcaaaaataccaggatgtcctactacatctggtcaaattttgcagtatgcaacccagcatgcttttctgactATTCTGATCCACAATActcataacacatatttatagcccagtttgtcatttatttgggatgGTAGTCCTCAGAAATTCTTTAACAATCAAAAGTGGGTctcaagttacaaaaggttgagaacccctggtctACATGATCAGAAACCCCTGTACAGTGTTTTGGCGTATGATAAGCCTTCAGAGTCATTACTCAAACTGGCCTTACTGTGGCGTCGGTCATCGTTGCACTAGAACTTGAAGCGACATGCCTTCACCAAGTCTGCCCCCTTGTATTTttacaacaaaacagaaatcatGACTGCGCCCATTTCTGCCAAACCCCCCAGAGAACTCACCCATCACATTGCAGTTGTTCCCTGAACCAATGTTTCCTGTGTAGGATCCGGCACCCATGTTACTTATGATGCCCATATACACTTTAGCACCTTTTCCTCCTGTTGAAATACAATGAATGATGAatagaacaaaaacacataaactGTTAATCTTACTCACAGCTTTAGTGTACAGATTCTAATCTTATTACATGAATAACGAATCACAAATCATGAAAGATCCCATTTTTATTAACTTCCCAACAATGTGAGACACTCACCGCTCATAATGCAGGTGTTCTTCGCACCGATGTCTCCTGCATTGTCTCCAATTGTCATGTTACTTACGTTGCCAACATTGACTGcatttcctcctgtttcacacaaaaataataaatagatacactCATCATTAACTGCCCACTCCTACTAAATTGATATGAGACTCAGAACTCACCCCTCGCATTGCCGGTGTTGCCTGAAGCAGAGTTGCCTCCAGTTTCACCTCCTGTGTTACAATAGTTGCCAGTATTTGACTGGGATCCTGTTCCTCCTTTTAAATTACAGAGAATGACCAAGAAATTAGAAATTAGCTCACTTAGTAgctttttaaaggggaactccaccaattttacacaccaaagtgtgtttacaggtcttgggaAATACTACTGTATTTAAGAAAAACGTTGTATtaagccttttgtggctccagaatGAGGGTTATGGCTAGAAAGGATCCGTCTTGTGTAAAACTCTCGCAAGagtttgtgttcatgtgtttacGTTCTGCAGGCAGCCTTTTTTTCCTGAGTCACTCCAAATACAACAAGAACGTGACGTTATATTTACACAAGACGGATCCCTTCTAGCCATAACCCAGAGGGAGCTGCGCAAAATTcgataaattgcctcaagtaAAGTCCCTTGCCacttgcattgtgggtaatgtaggcaccaggttTTGTCAAGGAAGAAGAATTTTGTGGAATTTGTGCTGCATCGATTTTTatacttcaaaaaaaaaaaaaagaaaagaagctgtCCATCGTGAGTCTGACAATGTTGTAGAAATACAATATTAAATCGATGAAGTCTTTTGGACAATAGGACAATAGGAGAAGTACAACTCACCGCTCACATTGCCGGTGTTCCCTACACCAATGCCTCCTGCATTCCCTCCAACTGTCATGTTACTGAT
This portion of the Sebastes umbrosus isolate fSebUmb1 chromosome 17, fSebUmb1.pri, whole genome shotgun sequence genome encodes:
- the LOC119475830 gene encoding uncharacterized transmembrane protein DDB_G0289901-like, with the translated sequence MEHSIGNSKDIIVGSNKGKIGANNVINISGGIGSQSNTGNSCNKGGGSSSGSTDSGNTGNGSGGTGSQSNTGNSCNTGGGTGGNSASGNTGNARGGNAVNVGNVTNMTIGDNAGDIGAKNTCNMSGGKGVKVDMGIISNMGAGSNTGNIGSGNNCNVMGGDGIKIGMGNISNMTVGGNAGGIGVGNTGNVSGGTGSQSNTGNYCNTGGETGGNSASGNTGNARGGNAVNVGNVSNMTIGDNAGDIGAKNTCIMSGGKGAKVYMGIISNMGAGSYTGNIGSGNNCNVMGGDGIKIGMGNISNMTVGGNAGGIGVGNNCNVSGGRGVEINIGNAANTGIGFNAGDIGAGNNVNIN